The following are encoded in a window of Sutcliffiella horikoshii genomic DNA:
- a CDS encoding AIM24 family protein: protein MSKYSIQQFIQKSRQEDKGQGLFELETERILEVNLNGDIWAKMGSMISYEGSIKFQREGMLEHGLGKLMKKALTGEGSQLMKASGNGKLYIADQGKKITILDLEGDSIYINGNDLLAFEKGLDWDIKLMRRVAGMMAGGLFNVRLEGQGMVAFTSHYEPLTLMVHPGQPVYTDPNATVAWSGNLQPEFVTDVQLKTFLGRGSGESIQMKFAGDGFVVVQPFEEVYTTGE, encoded by the coding sequence ATGTCTAAATACTCCATTCAGCAATTCATACAAAAAAGTAGGCAAGAGGATAAAGGGCAAGGACTATTTGAGTTAGAGACGGAAAGGATACTTGAGGTCAACCTTAACGGAGATATATGGGCCAAAATGGGTTCGATGATTTCTTATGAAGGTTCTATCAAGTTTCAACGTGAAGGAATGTTGGAACACGGCTTAGGGAAACTGATGAAAAAAGCCCTTACCGGGGAAGGTTCACAACTGATGAAGGCGTCAGGCAACGGGAAACTGTATATTGCTGATCAAGGTAAAAAAATTACAATCCTTGATCTCGAAGGTGACAGCATCTATATCAATGGTAACGATCTGCTTGCTTTTGAGAAAGGATTGGACTGGGATATCAAGCTTATGAGAAGAGTGGCAGGCATGATGGCAGGCGGACTTTTCAATGTAAGATTGGAAGGACAGGGTATGGTAGCGTTTACCTCACACTACGAGCCTCTTACTTTGATGGTACATCCAGGACAGCCTGTTTATACAGATCCAAACGCAACGGTAGCATGGTCAGGTAATCTCCAGCCGGAGTTTGTAACAGATGTGCAATTGAAAACTTTCCTTGGAAGAGGAAGTGGCGAATCCATCCAAATGAAATTCGCCGGAGACGGCTTTGTGGTAGTCCAACCGTTTGAAGAAGTGTATACAACAGGCGAATAG
- a CDS encoding class I SAM-dependent methyltransferase: MKNFNWNEETEKVWNERADFWHENSENMWLNGSRKTIIPFIKERLTQEAHVLDAGCGDGFGSFLLAENGYRVTGVDIAEAMIERAMQKRVHTNIKFQKGSLTELPLENRSMDAVMAINSIEWVEQPLQVLNEFHKVLKPGGKLFLGLLGPTAGPRAHSYQRLYGKEAICNTMMPWEFERLALENGWELLDGMPVYKEEAKKLDTTNLPRFLKQALTFMWVFEFEKK; encoded by the coding sequence ATGAAGAATTTCAATTGGAATGAAGAAACAGAGAAGGTTTGGAATGAGCGTGCAGATTTTTGGCATGAAAACAGTGAAAATATGTGGTTAAACGGTAGCAGGAAAACAATCATTCCTTTTATAAAAGAGAGGTTAACTCAGGAAGCTCATGTTTTGGATGCAGGGTGTGGAGATGGTTTTGGTTCCTTCTTGCTGGCTGAGAACGGCTACCGTGTCACAGGAGTGGATATTGCAGAAGCCATGATAGAAAGAGCTATGCAAAAAAGGGTACATACAAATATCAAGTTTCAAAAAGGGAGTTTGACGGAGCTGCCACTAGAGAACCGTTCCATGGATGCGGTGATGGCCATTAATTCTATTGAATGGGTAGAACAGCCTCTTCAAGTGTTAAATGAATTTCATAAAGTGTTAAAGCCAGGAGGAAAATTGTTTCTGGGGTTATTGGGGCCAACTGCCGGACCAAGGGCACATAGCTACCAAAGGCTGTATGGAAAAGAAGCAATCTGCAACACCATGATGCCCTGGGAGTTTGAACGGCTGGCTTTAGAAAATGGTTGGGAACTTTTGGACGGGATGCCCGTATATAAGGAGGAAGCTAAAAAACTTGATACCACTAATCTACCTCGCTTTTTAAAGCAAGCGTTAACGTTCATGTGGGTTTTTGAGTTTGAGAAAAAATAA
- a CDS encoding DUF3892 domain-containing protein: MSETFVAVQKNGDGDITGFKTSSGRVLSYQEAISDVNQGTVLGANVFKGKDGEMYIRGNADGDPTNNLDNLPLF, encoded by the coding sequence TTGAGCGAAACATTTGTAGCAGTTCAGAAAAATGGCGATGGTGATATCACAGGGTTCAAAACATCCAGCGGCAGAGTTCTCTCCTATCAAGAAGCTATAAGCGATGTAAATCAAGGCACTGTCCTTGGAGCAAATGTGTTTAAAGGTAAGGACGGCGAGATGTATATAAGAGGAAACGCCGACGGGGATCCAACAAACAACTTGGATAACTTACCGTTATTCTAA
- a CDS encoding FMN-binding negative transcriptional regulator: MYIPKQFRKEETTDIVQFIRANSFGVLFSQHDLLPTATHLPFILSAEEDGSITLLSHMAKANPQWKTLDSKDALVVFNGPHAYISASWYEEENTVSTWNYLSAHASGKVEILQDDQSLLHILKEATDFYEKGMKNPWRLEDNLETVESMLGGIVGLRIRVQNLQGKWKLNQHHSTERKERVVQQLKKQPHYDSIEIARLMELELDLQLNKKE, encoded by the coding sequence ATGTATATACCTAAGCAATTTAGAAAGGAAGAAACAACCGATATTGTCCAATTTATCAGAGCAAACAGCTTTGGAGTACTATTCTCTCAGCATGACTTATTACCAACGGCTACACATTTACCTTTCATCCTATCTGCTGAAGAAGACGGCAGCATTACACTACTTTCGCATATGGCAAAGGCAAACCCTCAGTGGAAAACGCTGGACTCAAAAGATGCACTAGTTGTATTTAACGGACCTCATGCCTATATTTCTGCTTCCTGGTATGAAGAAGAGAATACTGTTTCCACCTGGAATTATTTAAGCGCACATGCAAGTGGTAAAGTAGAAATTCTCCAAGACGATCAGTCGCTCTTACATATTTTGAAAGAAGCAACAGATTTCTATGAAAAAGGGATGAAAAACCCATGGAGATTGGAAGATAACTTAGAAACTGTCGAAAGTATGTTAGGTGGAATTGTAGGATTGAGAATCAGAGTGCAAAACCTTCAAGGTAAATGGAAATTGAACCAACATCATTCAACAGAAAGAAAAGAACGGGTTGTTCAACAATTGAAAAAACAACCACACTATGACTCAATAGAAATTGCTAGATTAATGGAATTAGAATTGGACCTTCAACTCAACAAGAAAGAATGA
- a CDS encoding ABC transporter ATP-binding protein: MIEVKNISKHYRLFERDPGLSGAVKALFKRKYINKTAVNDISFTIPKGEIVGYIGSNGAGKSTTIKMISGILTPDEGSVIVNGITPYSDRTKNAKNIGAVFGQRTQLFWDIPVQESLELLKHIYEVPQDVYERNLAKFKEVLDLEALLPIPVRQLSLGQKMRCELAAAFLHNPSVVYLDEPTIGLDASVKIKIRQFIKQMNKEHQTTVILTTHDMQDIEELCHRIIIIDKGSVIYDGSLLSLKQQTRFNRTIKLEIDSNDGFTLPATLKTSVHLEIPEEEHHFLLHFNNTVISGSEIMKEIMRDYLVQDFTITELGIEKVVQEIYERGPEHAEVLGAVKVSN, from the coding sequence ATGATTGAAGTGAAAAATATCAGTAAGCATTACCGGTTGTTCGAAAGAGATCCAGGATTATCTGGTGCGGTAAAAGCTTTATTTAAAAGAAAATATATAAATAAGACCGCAGTAAACGATATTAGCTTCACCATCCCAAAAGGTGAGATTGTAGGGTACATCGGGTCCAATGGAGCCGGTAAATCTACCACCATCAAAATGATAAGCGGGATTCTTACACCAGACGAAGGGTCTGTAATAGTAAATGGGATTACCCCTTATTCAGACAGAACCAAAAATGCTAAAAATATCGGGGCTGTATTCGGACAACGGACACAGTTATTTTGGGACATTCCCGTCCAAGAATCTCTTGAACTATTAAAACATATTTACGAAGTTCCACAGGATGTGTATGAAAGAAATCTTGCAAAATTTAAGGAAGTATTAGATTTGGAAGCGCTTTTGCCGATTCCTGTCAGACAGCTTTCATTAGGCCAAAAAATGCGTTGCGAGCTTGCAGCTGCCTTTTTACACAACCCATCTGTTGTATATCTTGATGAACCGACCATTGGCTTGGATGCTTCTGTAAAAATTAAGATTCGTCAATTCATTAAACAAATGAACAAGGAACATCAAACCACAGTTATTTTAACCACCCACGATATGCAGGATATTGAGGAGCTTTGTCACCGCATTATCATTATCGATAAAGGTAGTGTCATTTATGATGGAAGCCTTCTATCTCTTAAGCAACAGACAAGATTTAACCGGACAATCAAGCTTGAAATTGATTCCAATGACGGTTTCACCCTTCCAGCGACCTTGAAAACTTCTGTTCATTTAGAAATACCGGAGGAAGAACATCACTTTTTGCTCCATTTTAACAATACTGTTATTTCTGGCAGCGAAATTATGAAAGAGATAATGAGAGACTATCTTGTTCAAGATTTTACGATAACAGAGCTTGGCATCGAGAAAGTGGTACAGGAAATTTACGAACGGGGGCCAGAACATGCGGAAGTACTTGGAGCTGTTAAAGTCTCAAATTAA
- a CDS encoding ABC transporter permease, whose translation MRKYLELLKSQIKVETAYLAWYWADVVSTLLRLVIMYFFWVAVFQNRTEISSISFESMITYVVIAMMLENYVSGAGNEMARNIKNGDIALELLKPYDYLTKLIFMDLGSKANSFVRTTIPIFLVANIFIGIQAPVSFEVAILFLASMLVGILIGTQIDLIIGVLAFWTVNVWGVRVLREAIVKFFSGALIPLTLFPGWFQEVSSFLPFQSMIFVPVAIYTGQINMGPDALIAFATQLFWLAVLFVVVRVVWTQAVKKVTVFGG comes from the coding sequence ATGCGGAAGTACTTGGAGCTGTTAAAGTCTCAAATTAAAGTTGAGACAGCCTATCTCGCTTGGTACTGGGCGGATGTTGTCTCTACTTTGCTCCGATTGGTCATTATGTACTTTTTCTGGGTGGCTGTCTTCCAAAACCGAACAGAAATTTCCTCCATTTCCTTTGAATCGATGATTACATATGTAGTAATCGCGATGATGCTAGAAAACTATGTATCAGGTGCAGGTAATGAGATGGCAAGAAATATTAAAAATGGCGATATTGCGTTGGAGTTATTAAAGCCTTATGATTACCTGACTAAGTTAATATTTATGGACCTCGGCTCTAAGGCAAACAGCTTTGTTCGTACGACCATCCCTATTTTTCTTGTTGCCAACATTTTCATTGGAATACAAGCTCCTGTTTCCTTCGAAGTTGCCATTTTGTTTTTGGCTAGCATGCTTGTTGGGATATTAATCGGTACACAAATTGACCTTATCATTGGCGTGTTAGCTTTTTGGACAGTCAATGTGTGGGGAGTGAGAGTATTACGTGAAGCTATCGTTAAGTTCTTTTCAGGAGCCCTCATACCACTAACCCTTTTTCCGGGTTGGTTTCAGGAAGTGAGCAGCTTCCTTCCTTTTCAGTCCATGATCTTCGTACCTGTAGCAATTTACACAGGTCAAATAAACATGGGTCCTGATGCCTTGATTGCCTTTGCAACCCAATTGTTTTGGCTAGCCGTCTTATTTGTCGTTGTTCGAGTTGTTTGGACTCAAGCAGTAAAAAAAGTAACCGTGTTTGGAGGATAG
- a CDS encoding ABC transporter permease, producing MWKKCKRYTFLYGKYFSNHLKVMMEYKADFFIGLFSVMVQQFTALFFLKIVFDHIEVLKGWTFYEILFIYAIAFLGRSIHHIFFDNLWTLGWQYIRSGNFDRLLLRPVNPLFQIVAERVQQDGFGQLIIGGIVLTIASVNLEIEWTVQSLLLLFVFIISSGVLFVAINLFFITFSFWMVDSLPIVVSVFQLSEFAKYPLTIYPKAVTLIITWLIPYGFTAYYPATYFFERESMVAMALITPAIAVLSFVIAYWFWNKGIRAFTSTGS from the coding sequence ATGTGGAAAAAGTGTAAACGATATACATTCTTATACGGAAAATATTTTAGCAATCACTTAAAGGTGATGATGGAGTATAAAGCAGACTTTTTCATCGGATTGTTCTCGGTCATGGTCCAACAATTCACTGCACTCTTTTTCTTGAAGATTGTGTTTGATCACATAGAAGTCCTAAAAGGCTGGACTTTTTATGAAATTCTTTTCATCTATGCCATTGCCTTTTTAGGTCGCTCCATCCATCATATTTTCTTCGACAATTTATGGACGCTTGGATGGCAGTATATAAGATCGGGTAACTTTGACAGACTCCTGCTGAGACCTGTGAACCCGCTTTTTCAAATTGTAGCAGAAAGAGTGCAGCAGGATGGGTTTGGACAATTAATTATTGGTGGGATTGTTCTAACGATTGCGAGTGTCAATTTGGAGATTGAATGGACTGTTCAGAGTCTGCTATTATTATTTGTTTTCATTATTTCTAGTGGAGTCTTATTTGTAGCCATTAATCTGTTTTTCATAACATTTTCATTTTGGATGGTAGACAGTCTTCCTATTGTCGTTTCTGTGTTCCAGTTAAGCGAGTTTGCTAAATACCCTTTGACCATCTATCCAAAGGCTGTCACGTTGATCATTACTTGGCTCATTCCATATGGATTTACGGCATACTACCCGGCAACCTACTTTTTCGAAAGAGAATCCATGGTTGCAATGGCCCTCATCACCCCCGCTATTGCTGTGCTTTCCTTTGTCATTGCCTACTGGTTCTGGAACAAAGGAATTCGGGCATTTACTAGTACAGGGAGTTAA
- a CDS encoding IS1182 family transposase yields the protein MISNQESFNLSPFSAIYDIVVPKNNMLRQINELVDFSFILDELKTKYCLDNGRNAIPPIRMFKYLLLKSIYDLSDVDVVDRSQYDMSFKYFLEMAPEDRVIDSSSLTKFRKLRLKDVGLLDMLIEKTVEIALEKGIIKTNTIIIDATHSKARYNQKSATEFLQEKSKNVRRAIYQIDESLKSKLPQKTTSNDVEEELAYCRKVIDTVDEIPQVASIPAVREKLNILKEVVEDYTEQISYSNDPDARKGHKTADSSFFGFKTHIAISEERIITAAVITTGEKSDGKYLPELIEKTVKAGMEVDTAIGDTAYSEKNNISYTKENNIALISKLNPVIQGTRTKEDEFEFNKDAGMYVCRAGHLAFKLRRQGKKNVAKNRRETYYFDIEKCKVCPFKEGCYTEGAKSRTYSITIKSTEHKEQEEFQNTEGFKEKAKSRYKIEAKNSELKHRHGYDTASSAGLLGMEVQGATAIFAVNLKRILKLINEK from the coding sequence ATGATTTCTAATCAAGAGTCCTTTAACCTTAGCCCATTCTCAGCGATATATGATATCGTAGTCCCCAAAAATAATATGCTTCGTCAAATAAATGAACTAGTAGATTTCTCTTTTATTCTTGATGAACTAAAAACAAAATACTGTTTGGATAATGGTCGTAACGCTATCCCGCCTATTCGTATGTTCAAATACTTGTTGTTAAAATCTATTTATGATTTGTCAGATGTTGATGTTGTTGATCGATCCCAATACGATATGTCATTTAAGTATTTTCTCGAGATGGCTCCAGAAGATCGTGTCATTGATTCAAGTTCATTAACGAAATTTCGAAAGCTCCGTCTTAAAGACGTGGGATTATTAGATATGCTTATAGAGAAGACAGTTGAGATTGCATTAGAAAAAGGAATCATAAAAACCAATACCATAATAATAGATGCCACCCATTCAAAAGCTCGATACAATCAAAAGTCCGCGACTGAATTTCTACAAGAAAAATCAAAAAATGTGAGAAGAGCTATTTACCAGATAGACGAATCGTTAAAATCAAAGTTACCACAGAAGACGACATCTAATGATGTCGAAGAGGAATTAGCTTATTGCCGTAAAGTGATTGATACGGTAGATGAAATCCCGCAAGTTGCTTCTATACCAGCAGTTAGGGAGAAGTTAAATATACTGAAAGAAGTTGTGGAAGATTACACAGAACAAATAAGTTATTCCAATGATCCAGATGCTCGCAAGGGACATAAAACTGCTGACTCCTCTTTTTTCGGATTTAAAACTCATATCGCAATAAGTGAAGAACGTATTATTACAGCTGCAGTTATTACAACAGGTGAAAAAAGTGATGGGAAATACCTTCCTGAATTAATTGAGAAAACCGTAAAAGCTGGGATGGAAGTTGATACAGCCATTGGAGATACCGCTTACTCAGAAAAAAATAATATCTCCTACACAAAAGAGAATAATATAGCACTCATCTCTAAATTAAATCCTGTTATTCAAGGGACTCGTACAAAAGAGGATGAATTTGAGTTTAATAAGGATGCAGGCATGTATGTATGTAGGGCGGGACACCTGGCATTTAAGTTAAGACGACAAGGCAAGAAAAATGTGGCGAAAAACCGACGTGAAACCTATTACTTTGATATCGAAAAGTGTAAGGTCTGTCCTTTCAAAGAAGGTTGTTATACAGAAGGTGCAAAAAGTAGAACATACTCTATTACTATAAAATCAACAGAACATAAAGAGCAGGAGGAATTTCAAAATACCGAAGGTTTTAAAGAAAAGGCGAAATCCAGATATAAGATTGAAGCGAAAAACAGTGAACTAAAGCATAGACACGGGTATGATACAGCCTCCTCCGCGGGTCTATTAGGTATGGAGGTACAAGGTGCCACAGCGATATTCGCTGTCAACCTAAAGAGAATACTAAAACTAATAAATGAAAAATAG
- a CDS encoding ABC transporter permease, whose protein sequence is MNAFTLAITLIFVLIPIVLSKTFRLDLEKDTIIAVIRSVVQLFIVGYLLTFVFESEGYFFIILMVLIIIGAAVQNVARKKTPIKGIAWKVAITFIFIEVLTQGILIGFNIIPATAQYIIPISGMIIGNSMVLGILFLNRFFSEIEAREDEIDLILSLGGTTKQAIHTQLIQAVKASMIPTIESQKTIGLVQLPGMMSGQIIAGASPIQAVQFQLLIVFLLLTTASVTSIMLGLLSYPTLFNNRKQLMRLR, encoded by the coding sequence ATGAACGCCTTTACGCTCGCAATAACCCTTATTTTTGTTCTTATACCTATCGTCCTTTCTAAAACATTCAGACTTGATCTAGAAAAAGATACGATTATCGCTGTCATTAGGTCTGTTGTACAGCTTTTTATCGTCGGTTATCTACTGACGTTTGTTTTTGAATCAGAAGGATATTTCTTTATTATTTTAATGGTACTGATTATAATTGGGGCTGCCGTTCAAAACGTTGCTAGAAAAAAGACTCCGATTAAAGGGATTGCTTGGAAGGTAGCCATCACATTTATTTTTATTGAAGTACTGACACAAGGTATATTAATTGGATTCAATATTATTCCGGCAACTGCACAGTATATCATTCCGATAAGCGGCATGATTATCGGTAACTCTATGGTGCTTGGCATTCTTTTTCTCAATAGATTTTTTTCTGAGATAGAAGCAAGAGAAGATGAAATTGACCTGATTCTTTCCCTTGGTGGGACAACCAAACAGGCCATACATACCCAATTGATACAGGCAGTTAAAGCCAGCATGATTCCAACGATTGAAAGTCAGAAAACGATTGGACTAGTTCAGCTTCCTGGAATGATGAGTGGTCAGATTATCGCTGGAGCAAGCCCCATTCAGGCCGTTCAATTTCAACTGCTTATTGTATTTTTATTACTTACAACAGCATCTGTCACAAGCATCATGCTTGGATTATTGTCATACCCGACACTATTTAACAATAGAAAGCAACTTATGAGGTTGAGGTAA
- a CDS encoding phosphate ABC transporter ATP-binding protein, whose protein sequence is MKGSIRLKDVQYRTEEKLILKGISGNITEGEITTFVGPSGAGKTTLLKMLNGLLTPTSGEIIINGKDLDKYEPTELRKQVGIALQSAPMVDGDVFDNLSLPLRLQERSLEKEEAVSILNVVGLEESQLHQNVKDLSGGQRQKLSIARTLVNRPKVLLLDEITSSLDQTSQREIDELIQRVSKKYGTTIIWITHNLNQALTVGTYTWILMDGELIEAGKSQDIQNSTNDRVQAFLKGELK, encoded by the coding sequence GAGGAAAAACTTATTCTTAAAGGCATTTCTGGTAACATTACTGAAGGGGAAATCACTACCTTTGTCGGACCCTCTGGGGCTGGTAAAACCACTTTGTTGAAAATGCTTAACGGTCTTTTGACTCCTACATCAGGGGAGATCATAATAAATGGCAAAGACCTCGATAAATACGAACCCACTGAGCTACGCAAGCAGGTTGGAATCGCCCTTCAAAGTGCTCCAATGGTTGACGGAGATGTCTTTGATAACCTTTCTTTACCTTTGCGGCTGCAAGAGCGCTCTCTTGAGAAGGAAGAGGCGGTCAGCATATTAAATGTAGTAGGACTGGAAGAAAGCCAATTACATCAGAATGTGAAAGATCTATCAGGCGGACAAAGACAAAAGTTATCCATTGCAAGGACACTTGTAAATCGACCGAAAGTGTTACTATTGGATGAAATAACTTCTTCTTTAGATCAAACTTCACAAAGGGAAATTGATGAATTAATTCAAAGAGTAAGTAAAAAGTACGGCACTACTATTATATGGATAACCCATAATTTAAATCAGGCTTTAACAGTCGGAACCTATACATGGATCTTAATGGATGGAGAACTAATAGAAGCCGGGAAAAGTCAGGATATCCAAAACTCAACGAACGATCGTGTACAAGCATTTCTTAAAGGGGAGTTGAAATGA